The following are encoded together in the Stegostoma tigrinum isolate sSteTig4 chromosome 20, sSteTig4.hap1, whole genome shotgun sequence genome:
- the LOC125461687 gene encoding leucine-rich repeat transmembrane neuronal protein 3-like isoform X2 has product MGFSGIAVLVMAPTVFLSVVAVAADRGCPANCRCHGKIVYCESLSLQEIPPNLSPGSLGLSLRYNSLHQLQPNQFLGLKQLTWLYLDHNYIDQIHEQAFAGAHRLKELILSSNRISTLSNQTFRPVSNLRNLDLSYNQLQALQPEQFRGLRKLQSLHLRSNRLRTVPVRIFQDCRNVEFLDLGYNRIRSLARNAFAGLGRLVELHLEHNQFSKVNLGHFPRLLALRILYLQWNKISVVIQGMSWTWSSLEKLDLSGNEIQAIGPNVFQCVPNLQTLQLDSNKLTTIGQEILESWISLSSISLAGNMWECNRNICSLVNWLKRFKGRKESTMLCAGPKALQGERVMDAVDNYELCIKKQRVSTQAMPRAPARPTFRTRLPKTNTEVKGQPVPAASASPTDASPDPDLGEPVSFHKIIAGSVALFLSVLVILLVIYVSWKRYPASMKQFQQRSLGHRHRKKKRQSLRQMVPNTQEYYVDYKSAHAEATEMLMNGAAPCTFNKSGSRECEVHFSVFH; this is encoded by the exons ATGG GTTTCAGTGGGATCGCGGTGTTGGTGATGGCTCCCACTGTCTTCCTGAGTGTCGTCGCTGTTGCTGCAGATCGGGGCTGCCCTGCCAACTGCAGGTGCCATGGGAAAATCGTGTACTGCGAGTCACTCAGTCTGCAGGAGATCCCTCCGAACCTGTCCCCAGGCTCGCTGGGCCTCTCACTGCGATACAACAGCCTGCACCAACTGCAGCCCAACCAGTTCCTGGGCCTCAAGCAGCTGACCTGGCTGTACCTGGACCACAACTACATTGACCAGATCCACGAGCAGGCCTTCGCTGGAGCCCATCGCCTCAAGGAGCTGATCCTGAGCTCCAACCGCATCAGCACCCTTTCCAACCAGACCTTCCGGCCAGTCAGTAATCTCCGTAACCTCGACCTGAGCTACAACCAGCTGCAGGCATTGCAGCCAGAGCAATTCCGGGGTCTCCGTAAGCTCCAGAGCCTGCACCTGAGGTCCAACCGCTTGCGGACGGTGCCAGTCAGGATTTTCCAGGACTGTCGCAATGTGGAGTTCCTCGATCTGGGTTACAACCGAATCCGCAGCCTGGCCCGCAATGCCTTCGCTGGCCTGGGGCGCCTGGTGGAGCTACACCTGGAACACAACCAGTTCTCCAAGGTCAACCTAGGCCACTTCCCCCGGCTCCTAGCCCTGCGTATCCTCTACCTGCAGTGGAACAAGATCAGCGTGGTCATCCAGGGCATGTCGTGGACCTGGAGCTCCCTGGAAAAGCTTGATCTATCCGGCAATGAGATCCAGGCCATTGGGCCCAATGTCTTCCAGTGTGTGCCCAACCTTCAGACCCTGCAGCTGGACTCCAACAAGCTGACCACCATTGGGCAGGAGATCCTGGAGTCCTGGATCTCGCTCAGCTCCATCAGCCTGGCTGGGAACATGTGGGAGTGCAACCGCAACATCTGCTCGCTGGTCAACTGGCTCAAGAGGTTCAAAGGTCGGAAAGAGAGCACTATGCTGTGTGCCGGGCCCAAGGCGCTGCAGGGAGAGCGAGTCATGGACGCAGTTGATAACTACGAGCTCTGCATCAAAAAGCAGAGGGTCTCCACCCAAGCCATGCCCCGGGCTCCTGCCAGGCCCACCTTCAGAACGAGACTTCCCAAAACCAACACGGAGGTCAAAGGCCAGCCTGTGCCCGCGGCAAGCGCCAGCCCTACCGATGCCAGCCCTGACCCCGACCTGGGTGAACCCGTCTCCTTCCACAAGATCATAGCGGGGAGCGTCGCCTTGTTCCTCTCCGTGCTGGTCATCCTGCTGGTGATCTATGTGTCCTGGAAGCGGTACCCGGCCAGCATGAAGCAATTCCAGCAGCGCTCACTGGGGCATCGGCACCGGAAAAAGAAGAGGCAGTCTCTGAGACAAATGGTGCCCAACACCCAGGAGTATTACGTTGATTATAAATCTGCCCACGCTGAAGCCACTGAGATGCTGATGAATGGAGCAGCTCCATGCACCTTTAATAAATCAGGCTCCAGGGAATGTGAG